GGTCTACCTGCGTATTACATAGGAGTCCAAGTTTCACCGcggatggtgaaaataaaaaatttcaaatattgtgcaattaagacaaattttgtaaaatccattcacggcgtttaatagagcatggaatcctctaccaatatcgccattcaaagagtttcaaactctCTTCATCTTGGACATTTTacgatttaaaaatgtcgaaatttcgactttagctggctgtggCGCTACGTAGTCAGGTTGTCGAGGGAAGCCATTTtaacacgaattagcttagaattagtccctctatccgttgcgataacaatctgtattcaaattgactcgtcggtcccgcacAGCCATGAGTGtcggttctccgaaacggctggatggatccgcgagctgaatgtggttccttatagtactcgagtccctcgataagaacatgaaaacaaatcagaagtggtgtcgcgactttatttaacttttgttCAATCCCACCGTGGTCATTCATGTGAAATGTTAAATGGTATTAGTGAAGCTATTATGGTAAAGACGGCGATTTTTTAGAAAACGgtaatgaaaatattcgaagtAGTAGAGTTCTTTGACGACAAGATGTTAGGCTGTTGCGAACAACTTACGCGAATTCGAGTACATTTTCACCGCATTCCATTAATTCTGTTTGGTTAGCGCTAAGCCAAACGAAATATGACGCTGCACTTTACTAAAAACGTTGTACCATGACTTTGTGACTTTTTAAGAAGCAGAAAGTCAAGCCAATGACTTTGACTTTACGTGTATTTGTATCATGACCATCCGGAGCAGTTTCCCTCTCGCCGGAAACTTGGAATCTGTAGTTTTAGTGATACTCCTGaagatttgcattacctttttagtgtttatatactttgctaATGTTTCACAATTCTGTTCTTCCTGTGAGAAAACAAACGTTTTCATCTGGAAGTGGACTCAGTCGATATCAATTATTTCGtctttaaaatctttttaggTTAGCAGTTTCAATGTTTATGTCTAGCGATCTAATGATCACTCCGTCAGATGTCTCAAATGCCATACCGGTTGAAAATATGTTAAGACTCAATGAAACAACTCGAAGACTGTACTCCGACACATATTTAATCATATTTTATTAGTGGCTAACATTATTGTCTAATAGGAAGTGTATTGCAGCTGTACACAAAGCGTAgctcaaaaaataaattagtaaaaaaaatgtttacattaaATCGTAAGGAATAATACTACCGTGGTTATCGCGATAcgttttaaattcaaatgcaCACATGCTGTTTGTATTGATTAATAACTTATCATACGGCAGACTGATGTTATTCGATCTTAGCATGACATAGACAGCATAATACCGTTCCGGATTTAACTGCGTCAGAGTGTGGTGGATTCGTTGATTAGTTCTGaaatcgatttatttttaatgcaaATTGATCCGATTTGAATCCGAAAAAGtgaatctaaaaaaaaatgttaccgAATCTCCCCGGATGCCGGCACCGGATTTTGAATACATTCCATTTGGTACAAGTTTGGGTGGCTCTGTGATGTACCGATACAGGCGTTCGATAAAAAGTGATCTTCAAACAAAAGACCTCTTTGGTTGATTTCAATCAGATAAATGCAGTACCTACTCATCATAGTCAGTCATTAAATTCAAACGGTAAGTTTttgcacagcactgctcctagaaGCAGAACTGTGATTCTTTccataaattaaacaaaattaccaAATATCTGGTCGTTGATCAGGTGAGGGATTCCATGATATTGATGTCGTTGTACAATCTGTTTCGTCTAAATTTTGCTGCAACGATATATTCCGCGGCAGTTGCAAATGGGTGAATGAATCTGAACAGCCTAATAAAACCTTAGGGAAAGACGTCATCAATGTGATAATTCAGTTTTTCAGATATTTGTCTCACTTACTTTGATTTTCCTACTTGATCGACCGTTGAACATTTCATTTGTTGATAATTTGAACACAAATTTCTCCTGAGGTCTACTGTTAAGTACTATCGTTTCCGATTTATGTAATTCCATTACGGTTGCGTTGTTATTGAGCttagaaataattttcagtCGTATATTGCGGCCACATGGAATGGTAAACAGTTTCATTTGTCGACACGTACTGTGCATAGGAATCTGATCAACGATAGTAAGCGTTGTGAGACATTTGCACAAAGCCAACGATGATTAAGTAAAGTCTGACCTTATAAGTAAACGCGACCGGTCTGCCCGACAACGGAACTTGAAATGTCGTCAGCGAGTTCTCCTTTATGTGACTGGGTCGACTCCTATTAAACCACATGGATGACGAGTTTAgcaaaaacgttaaattttcgagtttgGTATGAACACCGAAAAGATCGATGAAGTATCTTTTGTTCGGCACAAGTCCTTTCACAGTCAACCGATTTCGTTTGCCTTCACAACTAATGGTTACCAATTCCGGATCAGGATCTGATTTATCAAGAGAAATGATTTCTTTCGGCACCAACTGAAATTGAATGCGATTCATACCTAATTTCATTACATTCCTGAAGTTTTTGTGGTAAAGGTGATTCAACGACGACAGTAGACAGAGTTGCTTCGACACGTCGGCTTTAGCAGAATGTGTAATCGCTTCGCATAAGCTGTGCTGATTTCTTTTGGTGCTAATAGCCAGGCAATAGTGGACGACGTGTATATCAAGCTTACTTGAgttaatcaaagaaaaaatattttatgaaattaacgGAATATTATTGATTTACTCAAGGAACTATGTGCTacacaattaattgaaatgatcTACAGCCGGACAAATAACATCAACACCTCACCTTCTATTCCACTTGATAACCATCTCTCGATTTTTAATTCGACtttgatatttcattttcgacGGCTCAATCAGGCTCAACAAAGGCCAATCGTCGTATGGATGatgaaatattgtttttaattcaaatgagCATGAGTACTTCGCCATTAATACCAAGTCGTAGCGGCCAGCCGGAGCACATTGAACTATTAGACTAGATGCAGCTTTTGCGATCTGAACTTTAAATCATAAAAGAAACAACTTTCATCGGACACACAACGCTGCCTTActaaaatatcaataatatcGCACAGAAAAGCTAACGCATAGTAAATTACGCTCTATCGGAGTTGTAAGTgtttaatgattttgatttaagTGAGAACGAGAGTTTGGAAGCTgtgctagtcatctgttatagacaaaaataagcgatttcATCCAGCTAATGTAGCAAAATTTGTCTGTTAAActgattgaagtaatagatttgaatcAAACACTTGAAAAATAACATTGCTTTTCTTGATCAGTTTTTATAAAGTATCGTCTTTGCTCGAGaaattctttcattgattttatgaGAAGAGAATATCTAGGTTATAATCAGAGCTCTTCTCCTTTCCACCATGTGTACAATTTCCTGTGCGACATTACTTATACGATAATAGCAGGGCAGCACGACAATGATGTTTAAAATTACTTGATTGATTGTAATATAGTTTGCTTGTGATGATGTTAGTGCAAgatgaaaatgtgatttttattGGAGTAGGTGCATTGATCTGAAAATGATATCTGAAAATATTGAGCCAATGTCAGAATTTATTGTAAGAGAGAAGACTCTTCTGtgcaattttttatgtttatcaaTAAGATAATAAATGAAGTTCAAACTATAATTTTGATGCCAAACtcattttgtggaaaaatgtcataaattccgaaattatatttttatgtcCAACCATAGAGTTAAAATATCTACTTTCAACTCACATTATGTATGAAGCTACTGAAGGGAATATGTGCGGAGATTTATTGTCATTTCGTAATATATTAAATAGAGTTGTGAAATATGAAAAGCGGGAAATCGTAAATTCCGTTTTATTGCTCACTTGTACTCTTCCCCAATATTATTAAGTTACGTCGTCTGTGTTTAAtcctttcaaattttgttttgaatttattagaGCTTTTAGCTTAGCTTTTCACATGTGGGTAGGCACATCGCATCTCTGCTACTTTATAGATTACCATCAACATGTATAAATTGCATACAATGTAGATTCTACCATACATGTAAAATGTTGTTAAGTAAATTGTAAAGCTAATATCGTTAACACACCAACCACGATAACCCGGAACACCATAAATATCATCGTTGCCTATCTATACCATGTAATAACATTTCGACATTGCAATATCTTTATGTGTAGGTTTTCGAAACTTATAATTCGAAGTGGAATCCAGCCAACAtattgataaatttatttatttattttttttaaatttgatttacatTCTCTGAGGAAGAATGGTTTGACACATACTTTTCggtagaaattttttttggaaaatttccaAGAAGACTATAACAACTTGTCGTCTAGAAATGTTTAGATGTTTATGTCCTAGCCGGTGCAATGACAGACTCACACGACAAGTTATTTACggtgacaaaattaaattctgttcatttttacgGCACTTAAACACTTAGCCATAACGTAAAAGGGAGACATCTACAACTGAGTAATAGATCTAACCAGCTTCGTTATGTCTTAAgtttttattcccttgactgtaagtcagggtcttattcCAGAAAATAGTCTAAAAAGTTTGTCTCAAaggttgtatgaaatgttaagaAAAACGGAATGgtttgtcccaatattttgcttgtaaacacgataacttgagtaaatatCAACCAATCTTTTTCTTTAATCGACgcagaattcaatttttcaggttaagttcgaagatgggctatgtggaataaaggatctggaagttattcaagaaaaacagcattttacactcttggaaattcaatcaatcaaaaaagattactttgatgaaatgtgATTTTGTTGGTTAATTATATCCATGATATCAcgcatgatagtcagctatcacgtgATAGTCAGCTGTCacatgatagtcagctatcactgGCAAAAGTAGCAGATTTCACGCCTTGGCATAAAACATGTAgacaattttatgtaaaaccaatttttgaatcgTTATTCAAGTGTATGGAATGAcattaaaaaacaatcaaaccgaaaactttaaaactcaCACGAGTGTGAAATTtgcgaccagagcgaagcgagggccatAATTCGCACGAGTCGTTATATTTTATTCACGTTTAAAGGTTTTCTGAATGTAGTAAGTTTTGGGGGACTTCCCTTGTACATAAAAGcaagagaagaacatctatcgattattttaattttgtaccAAAGTAAAAGAGTCCTCTAATTGTTCTACATTTGCATCACTTACTTCTGATTAACGTTAGCAACAAGACTATGAAACAGAATAATATACaactcatacgagtgggaagtttgcggccagagcgaagcgaggactgtaattcacacgagtccttgtatttaatttatgatttatagTCGATAGCcgcaaattttcaagaaaattgagaacacGAAAGTACTTTTGCAAAGAATTTGGACTCAATCGAAGGTTTTCatatcagttatttgtgatgtttcggaagtttaacataaaatgaaattgattaaaaatatattaataaaattgtcagtcaagggacctgacccgcccaaaaggtaaGGCCTAGTAGTAGACAATAGACATTTCGGATTTTGACGTAAAATTGCCTCACAAGACATGCATGGCATAGAAGTCTTATAGAAGTTGTGTTCATTTTCTATTGAAGATAACGTGAAAAGTtctttgtcaaaaaaaatcctttgaaaatttctgaaaacatgAGAAAATCCTGTAATCAGAAAATCCTCAGACAACTAAAAAAAGTCCCTCGAAAatcttaaaacaaaaacagaataTCCTTAAAAGAAATCGTtgaaaatccttcaaaattcAGCATCAGCAAACACTGTTAAGAAAATCTACCTGTAATCCTTAGAAACTCAATGAAAATT
This region of Bradysia coprophila strain Holo2 chromosome IV, BU_Bcop_v1, whole genome shotgun sequence genomic DNA includes:
- the LOC119066114 gene encoding uncharacterized protein LOC119066114 → MNFIVVIVVAILKFVDTKYSSNYCQSGRNLESFNSTALPTEILVSMEKGERKQYHFQINAPTPIKITFSSCTNIITSKLYYNQSIQIAKAASSLIVQCAPAGRYDLVLMAKYSCSFELKTIFHHPYDDWPLLSLIEPSKMKYQSRIKNREMVIKWNRSKLDIHVVHYCLAISTKRNQHSLCEAITHSAKADVSKQLCLLSSLNHLYHKNFRNVMKLDPDPELVTISCEGKRNRLTVKGLVPNKRYFIDLFGVHTKLENLTFLLNSSSMWFNRSRPSHIKENSLTTFQVPLSGRPVAFTYKIPMHSTCRQMKLFTIPCGRNIRLKIISKLNNNATVMELHKSETIVLNSRPQEKFVFKLSTNEMFNGRSSRKIKVLLGCSDSFTHLQLPRNISLQQNLDETDCTTTSISWNPSPDQRPDIWYCIYLIEINQRGLLFEDHFLSNACIGTSQSHPNLYQMECIQNPVPASGEIRTNQRIHHTLTQLNPERYYAVYVMLRSNNISLPYDKLLINTNSMCAFEFKTYRDNHGSIIPYDLM